The following is a genomic window from Niveispirillum cyanobacteriorum.
CGCAGCCTATTGAGCCGAATAGCACGTTTTGCCAGATCGCTGTCGAGTTCAGCCGGGAATCGCGTGTCGAATGCTAGAGCACGCAGTTGATCGGTCCGTCCCATCGCAAAGAGCAGCGCAGGAAGAGACCGGGCCGCATAAACCGATGATCCCTGTGAGCTGGTCAAACGTGTCGCGACGTCTTCCAGCAGCGAGAGTTGTTGCCCGTAGGATTGCCGTACCAATGTTTCCGTCGGCTCGTCGCGGAAGATGAGCCCGTGGCGTGTACGCTCCAGAAGTGGCGAGAGGTCTGCTGCGAAGCTTTCCACTTCGGAACCAGCAATTCCGAAGGCTGCCGCTATTTCGTCGACCGGGACCGGAGGGGGAAGTACCGAAAGGGCGCAAAGAAACGCTGCAACTTCCTGGCGCGTGCTGCCCTTGTCGTCGGCCAGGCGTATCGCCTTCTCGATACGTTGGCGGATGAGATCGTTCAGATCAATAGCAGCGGCTCCGGTATCGACTTCGGCCAGGGATCGATCCGGTTCAATCAGATTGGCCATCACCCGGGGATTGCCGTTCGAACGGCGGTGAATGGCTTCGATCTGGGAGGTCGTGGCCTCTGGACGCCGCTTCTTGATAAAGGTCTGGCTTTCGGAGATCGAGAATGCGCTGAGCGCGAAATCCTTGCACTGGCTCCGGCCTATCGCCAGCGCACGGCGCTCGGGCCGCGCTGTCGCGATACACACGAGACCATCGACGGAGAGCGAAGGGTAAGACAAACTCTCAAGCAACATCTTCGGAAATGAGACCTCCCCCCGGTCGTGGGCCTCCATTGCGGCGTTGTCGGCGGCGTCGATGATGACAATCAGACGCGCCGCAGCGCGGATACGCCGCAGGGCCTCAATCGACTGTGAGAAACGCTTGAGACTCAGACGGACCACCTCTGTCGGATCGGTAGCGCCAGGAAGGATGGGATCGCACAGGCCACGACATGCGAGTTCATTGACGATGTGCATCAATCCCTGCTGTGGGCGATGCCGCACATCAAGCGGGGAACGGTAAGCGCCACCGCCAAAGCAATCGAATATGACCACTTCGTCGGTTTCGGCCAATCGAGTTGCAGCGCTCTGCAGGAAGACGGTTTTACCGACGCCGCCGGCGGCATGAACAATCCATAGGCTTGAGCTGGCCAGTCCATCGAGGAATTGGTGCAGTTGTTCGCGTTCGACGACCGGACCTGATTCAGCAAAAGCCTGCGGAGTGGGGAGGAGGTCGCGCTCGTGGGCAATCCCGAGTTCTGCCAGCACGTCGATCTTGGTGATGATGTTGTTGTGCTGACCGGCATAACCGGCCTTGTTGCGCACCAACTGCCGAAGCTCACCCAGCCTAGCGCGTGCAATGGCGTCACTCGAAGCCGACCAGTCGGCAATGATTCGCGCATTGCCCTTTTCGACTATACGCAGATCGCCACCTTGACCAAAGAGAGACAGCTTGGCCGCAAACACCTTGCGTTGTTCGCCACTCAAAGGAATCGTAGCTAAAAGATCGTCGTACTGTGCGCGGATCTTTTTATTCGACGGTACGGTCCCTTCTGCCAGAGAAGAGACGGCACAGATTAGTTCAGGACTGATGGGTCGATTAGTGTAGATCGTGTAAGAGACCTTACCTGCCACGTTCGACCGGTCAGGTCTTGATAAGAAGGACGCTTCTGATTTTGCAAATTTTTCAAGCGTCTTGGCAGCATCTGAGGCGAGAAAGTTGGTTGTCCTTTTTGCAATCGAGTATTTAAATTGTGCTATTTCAATGCGCGTCGCATCTCGGAAATTTGGCACCGAACCATAGTAAAAGGTAGCATCCGCGATTTCGATAGTCGCCTGACTGGCACTCATCTGGTCTTCAACAGACAGACCTTCCACAGCAATCCCGCATAGCTCGTCGCGCGGTAACAGCAACGCCAATGCGCGCCTCGCCAACCAAGCTTCGTGGTATTGGTGCCCATCCCGTGAGGCGCGTACTTTGTCGATAGCGCTATCTGTCATAGCTCTCCTTGTCCGTCCTCTTTCCGAGATCTAGGGCGAGGGCTGATCCGAAATCGCAAAACGTGTTTGGTCAATCAAGTAATAGCTGAAGTTGCGTATGGCTAGTGGTGCAAGCCAGTGGATGTCTGCTTTGAGATCGGGAATCAAATTGCAGATTTCTACCATCTACACGCATAAGCGGACTGTCCGCAACCGGTCCCACCTCAGTTGTACGGCGACGGCCAGCAGGGTATTCCACATATTGGCCAATAGACGGGGCTTATGCTGATGGGCCGACAAGGCCGGCCTACTGGTATCATGAGAACTCATCGAGCCGTATCAGCGGCTACCAGACGCCCGTCGAATTGTTAGAACGCTTGCTTTCGTCTTCGACGAAACGAGGGTGTGCCCTCGTGCTCCCCTTACGCCTTGCCAGCCACGAATTAAAATTCGAGTCTGACAAGGCGTCCAGTGTAAACATTTTGGACCAAAATTTGAGTTTTATTTACATTTTTATAGAATCAAACAGAGAAGAAATTATAATAATATATGGATATCAATGACTTGTGATATTGTTTACACTCATGTGGTGCACATAACCCTTTTGATCCAGGTCCTCGGTTGAATCAGATAAGGCGGCCCTTTCTCGGGGCCGCCTTTTTCATTTGTGTCAGGGAGGGGCCAGGAAGGGAAAGTCTGTGTCAGACGGTGGCTTTTCATCCCCATCGACCCCATCATCGATGCCGGTTTCCAGACCGGTGGACAGCAGCGAGCGGTAGATATCGACGGCATCCTGCCCCGGACTGCGCCCACCGCAATCCCCCGCCCGGTCCGTCCGTCCCGCCAGTGCGGCCAGTTCGACGGCAGCGAAATGGCGGCATTGGCCAGATGCTGAATTGATCCAAAGCCGGTCATCGGCCAGAAGAGCGGCCAGCCGGTCATAGCGCCGACCGGCCGATGCCGTGTCGCCGGTCAGCAGCGCATTGCCGCAGGTCCCGTCAAAGCCATCATAAAGGCCCAGATTGCGGGCAATCTCCGGGGCGAAGTCGGGCCAGTGTGCGGGAGCGACGGCATTATACGCCTCCTTCATGACATTGGCCTGATCCACCGGCTCCAGGGTGCCCAGAAGGGCATTGCCGGTCAGGGGCCGGCCCATGCGGTCAATCTGCCGATCTGCCCCCTTCGTCGCGGCCCAGACCGACAGGACCGGCCCGCCGGCATTGAGGACGGCCACATCGATGGACAGCACGATACTGGCCGGGGTCCAGCCTTTCAGGAAGTTCGTGGCGGGCCCGCCATCCACCTGCCGCCAGCGCTCCCTGATCGACGCTACCGTGGCCGCATCAAAGGCCGGGCAGCGATCCTTATCCGGGGTGGCGCCGACCCCCAATGCCGCCTGCGCCACGCGATAGGCATCGCGCGTCCCGCGTACATTGTTGAAGAACGGATCGTCACGCAGGCCGGCGAACATCCGGAACCGGCCATGGCGCGACACAATACCCGCCGCATCCCCGATCTGGCCCTGCGCCCGATCATCCCCGCCCAGGCGGCAGGCGCCCTCGTCCGGTTTGGGAAAACGGCAATAGACGCTGATCGATCGGGTAACCTCCCCAAACCGCATACCGCTGCCGATATGGAATTCATAGCCGATGTCCGGCGCGAATCCAAGGCCAACAATAGTTAGGGCGAGATTGAGCCGCCTGGTGTCCGCCGACATCCAGGCATAGAGATCGCCGATATCGCCACGCGGGTCGGCAATGACGGTCGGGCTGTCCAGATGGTCCGCGGCCCAGGCGCCCGATATCAGGGGCAGACACGATAACAAGGCGGCCAGGATCGATCGGTAACGCAGCATTTCTCTGATCCTTATTTGCCCGTCGCAAAGGACAGGCTGGCAAAACGGGTTTCAAAATCCGCGACAATCCCGTCGGGAATGGGCTTGGTCCACACCACCGACAGGAGCCAGCGCCCCTGACGCGAAATGGCGAAGCGGGCACGGCCCTGATGGTCCGTCACCTGCTGGTCAAGGGGCCTGCCATCTGCTGTCAGGTCGCTGAGCCGGACCTGGGCCCCGGCCAGGGCGACCCCATCGAACAGCACGCGCACGGGCAAGGCCTGCCCTTGTTTCAGCAGACCTGGATGGACCTCTGGCACGATTTCCAGGTTCAGGCCGGTTGCCTGCGTCACGATCCCGGCACTGCCGGGATGAAGCGGTCCCACCTGCAGGATGACCTTGGCCCGCCGGCAATAAATCTCCCTTCCTGGCCGGCCTTCCTGCCCCCGTTCACGGCGCCAGGCGATGGCTGGTGTCAGCCCCTCCTGTTGAAGGTAGGTGTTGAACCGGTCAGCGGGCAGGGCGATGGCGGCATGGTCGGTCTCCAGGGTCAGCAAATGCGTGCCCCGCTCCGTCAGTAACAAATGCATATCCGCAGCAACCCCGCCCAGCTCCAGGCCCGGCAATTGATCGCGGACACCACCGGGTCCCACGCTGCGCAGGGCCACGATGCGCCGTGCCTGAATGGGGGAGCGCTCCCGCGCCCCGTGATCGCCGACCCAGATCATGGCTGGTACCGTCTGCCCCGGCTCCGTCTGGAAAAGCGGCGGCTCAACCCAGAAATCATGTGCCTTTGCCGGCATCGACAGCACCAGGACCGCCAACAGCCATCCTGGCCATCCTTTGCGGCATGCAATCGGCAAAGCGCCGCCGTTCCCCGCCATGGCGTGGTTTCTCTTCTTCTTGAATTGTCAGGTTTGAGAAGGGAGGGCGGCAGGAACCGCGCTCGCCGGCCTGTCCTTCAGGCGATGTCAGAGCGTATTTCGGCTGACCAGCGAAATGCTCTAATCACCCTGGGCGGAGGCATGGGCCTCCTTCAGCTTGATCGCGCACTCGTCACAGCAGACTTCAACAATCCGCCCGCCCACCGTCACCTGGATCGGCTGTTCGTCCAGGTCACAGTCACAGGCGGCACAGGTCCTCTGGTTCATCATTCCCTCCCACGTCTCTGGTAAGGGGGATGAAGCCAGTTCCCGTAAACCGGCGCTGTCGAAATCTTTAGCGTTTAAGAACCGATTGCCGAAATTCCGTGGGCGACCGTCCATAGGCCTGACGGAAGGCCGCTGTGAAATGGCTGTGGCTGGAGAAACCCAGCTCCAGGCCCAGTGCCGTCAGGTCGTCATAGTCCGCCATCAGGTCCAGCGCCCGGGCCAAGCGCAGCCGCGTCTGGTAACGGTAGAGCGGCACCCCCTCCACCTCTCGGAACATCTGGGTCAGGTAGACGGGTGAACCGCCCGTCTCTGCCGCGATCTCGGCCAGGGTCCAGCGGCGGGAAAGGTCGGTCGATAGAACCAGTTTGACCCGGTCCACCAGCTTTTGCTGGCCCAGCCGCCCCTCAGCCAGATGGGCCGTACGCGGCCCCAGCGCGCGTTGCGCCAGGGTCAGGGCCAGGCTTTCCGCTTCCAACGGTTCGGCGATCCCTTGGATCAGGGAATAGCGCAGCATGGCGGTCAGCGCCTGGGCCCGCGGATCAATGCGCAGCCGGTGGCGCGTGAACCGCACCACCTCCCCCTGTTGCAACAGTCCCGGCGGTGGCAGTTCGCGCAGGACCGAGGGGTCGATGGTCAGATGAAGACTGGCATGCCCACCCGGCACCGGGTGGCTGAACCGTACCGGTACACCGGCATTCAGCAGCAGAACCTGATTGGGCTCCGCTACCACCCGTTCATCCCCGACATGGCATTCGAACAGCCCACGATAAGGCAGGACCAGCGTCGCCGCCGCCATCTCCTGGGCAACATCATGCCCGTGTCCGTCATGCACGGAGTCGATGACCTCAACCAGGGTGGTGGTCAGCAAGCGGGTAACCTGGAACAAGGGGCTGGCATCCGTTGGGAAGACAGGGGGGAGCTTACCCCTACGCTGCCAATGCCGCCATCCCCGGCATTCTGGGGCGGGTCCGGAGGCCCGGGCCATGCCGCCTGCACCGCGTCACCGGTATGCCAGCAATGACCAGGG
Proteins encoded in this region:
- a CDS encoding helix-turn-helix transcriptional regulator gives rise to the protein MFQVTRLLTTTLVEVIDSVHDGHGHDVAQEMAAATLVLPYRGLFECHVGDERVVAEPNQVLLLNAGVPVRFSHPVPGGHASLHLTIDPSVLRELPPPGLLQQGEVVRFTRHRLRIDPRAQALTAMLRYSLIQGIAEPLEAESLALTLAQRALGPRTAHLAEGRLGQQKLVDRVKLVLSTDLSRRWTLAEIAAETGGSPVYLTQMFREVEGVPLYRYQTRLRLARALDLMADYDDLTALGLELGFSSHSHFTAAFRQAYGRSPTEFRQSVLKR
- a CDS encoding DUF4331 family protein codes for the protein MLRYRSILAALLSCLPLISGAWAADHLDSPTVIADPRGDIGDLYAWMSADTRRLNLALTIVGLGFAPDIGYEFHIGSGMRFGEVTRSISVYCRFPKPDEGACRLGGDDRAQGQIGDAAGIVSRHGRFRMFAGLRDDPFFNNVRGTRDAYRVAQAALGVGATPDKDRCPAFDAATVASIRERWRQVDGGPATNFLKGWTPASIVLSIDVAVLNAGGPVLSVWAATKGADRQIDRMGRPLTGNALLGTLEPVDQANVMKEAYNAVAPAHWPDFAPEIARNLGLYDGFDGTCGNALLTGDTASAGRRYDRLAALLADDRLWINSASGQCRHFAAVELAALAGRTDRAGDCGGRSPGQDAVDIYRSLLSTGLETGIDDGVDGDEKPPSDTDFPFLAPP
- a CDS encoding DUF4198 domain-containing protein; this translates as MAVLVLSMPAKAHDFWVEPPLFQTEPGQTVPAMIWVGDHGARERSPIQARRIVALRSVGPGGVRDQLPGLELGGVAADMHLLLTERGTHLLTLETDHAAIALPADRFNTYLQQEGLTPAIAWRRERGQEGRPGREIYCRRAKVILQVGPLHPGSAGIVTQATGLNLEIVPEVHPGLLKQGQALPVRVLFDGVALAGAQVRLSDLTADGRPLDQQVTDHQGRARFAISRQGRWLLSVVWTKPIPDGIVADFETRFASLSFATGK